From the Methylobacterium currus genome, one window contains:
- a CDS encoding DUF456 family protein, giving the protein MTRFLPRLARLAVCLAALGAATVPGAPAAQAQSRTVVGAGAGAVAGALVAGPIGAVVGGVVGAAWGESGRRPRRAARRVRRHHAAAPRPVTRVAQRGPAAAPARPRAWVDPR; this is encoded by the coding sequence GTGACCCGTTTCCTGCCGAGGCTCGCCCGCCTTGCCGTGTGCTTGGCCGCGCTCGGGGCCGCGACCGTGCCGGGCGCCCCCGCGGCCCAGGCCCAGAGCCGCACCGTGGTCGGCGCCGGGGCCGGTGCGGTGGCGGGCGCCCTCGTCGCCGGGCCGATCGGCGCGGTGGTGGGCGGGGTCGTCGGCGCCGCCTGGGGCGAGTCGGGACGGCGCCCGCGCCGCGCCGCCCGCCGGGTGCGGCGCCACCACGCAGCCGCCCCACGGCCGGTGACGCGCGTGGCCCAGCGCGGGCCCGCCGCCGCGCCGGCCCGGCCGCGCGCCTGGGTCGATCCGCGCTGA
- a CDS encoding DUF1501 domain-containing protein has protein sequence MTESCDVHPSRRAILGTAGALFAWGAIPRTAYAAPGARDARLVVVILRGALDGLSAVAPLGDPAYAALRPGIALTRDGPAAALPLDGFFALHPALPTFARLYATRQALVVHAAATGYRERSHFDGQDVLESGQPGPGFTASGWLNRLAAALPAGEGIPPRTALGIGVVPPLILRGPAPVLGWAPPRLPRASDELGRRVLGLYEARDPALAASLARGLGVDALAKGGPTGAGGLRGLAEGAARLIAADDGPRLAALALDGWDTHADEGGATGRLAGLLGGLDGVFSAFAEILAPRWADTAILVVTEFGRTARVNGTTGTDHGTGTVAFLLGGAVRGGRVLADWPGLAPAQLHEGRDLTPTTDVRSIAKGLAADLFGLSPALLARSVFPGTEALRPVGGLVA, from the coding sequence ATGACGGAATCGTGCGATGTCCACCCGAGCCGCCGGGCGATCCTCGGCACCGCCGGCGCTTTGTTCGCCTGGGGCGCCATCCCCCGCACCGCTTACGCCGCGCCGGGCGCCCGCGACGCCCGCCTCGTGGTGGTGATCCTGCGGGGCGCCCTCGACGGCCTCTCGGCGGTGGCGCCCCTGGGCGACCCGGCCTATGCCGCTCTACGTCCCGGCATCGCGCTCACCCGCGACGGGCCGGCGGCGGCTCTGCCCCTCGACGGCTTCTTCGCCCTGCATCCGGCGCTGCCGACCTTCGCGCGGCTCTATGCCACCCGCCAGGCCCTGGTGGTGCATGCGGCTGCCACCGGCTACCGCGAACGCTCTCATTTCGACGGGCAGGACGTGCTCGAGAGCGGCCAGCCCGGCCCCGGTTTCACCGCGAGCGGCTGGCTCAACCGCCTCGCCGCCGCCCTGCCGGCCGGCGAGGGGATCCCGCCCCGGACCGCCCTCGGCATCGGCGTGGTGCCGCCCCTGATCCTGCGCGGGCCGGCCCCGGTCCTCGGCTGGGCGCCGCCGCGCCTGCCGCGGGCGAGCGACGAGCTCGGCCGCCGGGTGCTCGGCCTCTACGAGGCCCGCGACCCGGCGCTGGCGGCCTCCCTCGCCCGCGGCCTCGGCGTCGATGCCCTGGCGAAGGGCGGGCCGACGGGCGCGGGCGGCCTGCGCGGCCTCGCCGAGGGCGCGGCCCGGCTGATCGCGGCCGATGACGGCCCGCGCCTCGCGGCCTTGGCCCTCGACGGCTGGGACACCCATGCCGACGAGGGCGGCGCCACCGGCCGCCTCGCGGGTCTACTCGGGGGGCTCGACGGGGTGTTTTCCGCCTTCGCCGAGATCCTGGCCCCGCGCTGGGCCGACACCGCGATCCTGGTCGTCACCGAGTTCGGCCGCACCGCCCGGGTCAACGGCACCACCGGCACCGATCACGGCACCGGCACGGTGGCGTTCCTCCTCGGCGGAGCGGTGCGCGGCGGCCGGGTTCTGGCGGATTGGCCGGGCCTTGCCCCGGCGCAGCTCCACGAGGGCCGCGACCTCACCCCGACCACGGATGTGCGGTCCATCGCCAAGGGCTTGGCGGCGGACCTGTTCGGCCTGTCGCCGGCTTTGCTCGCCCGCAGCGTCTTCCCGGGGACCGAGGCGTTGCGGCCGGTGGGTGGGCTGGTGGCGTAG
- a CDS encoding DUF1800 domain-containing protein produces the protein MAVDPRWTALALGRFGLGARPGDLARAEPVEEVLRGEIQAGVVPLPGGPSLSSASTLLTALQAEDQSRKLARAGNLDAPTPEGPPAPPIPERTYQAEVAARLALAQQAPTGLVERLVWFWANHFTVSVVRGANLRVSAGAFEREAIRPHVLGRFRDLLLAAATHPAMLIYLDNIASVGPNSPAGQRQGKGLNENLGRELLELHTLGSEGGYGQADVTALARILTGWSLQRDGQAAGLPGATAFRRAAHEPGAVTLLGRTYLDVGPEQLRMALDDLAVHPATARHVALRLARHFVADDPPPALVARLAQTFIDQDGDLSRVSLALIEAPEAWNPVQRKIRSPQEFLVAALRGLALAPHPGMVMNGLAALGQPFWSAPAPNGYPDDAGAWASPEGLRTRLDLAARTGQLAAGTDPAAFAESVLGPLATDETRTALRRAESRAQAIALVLMAPEFQRR, from the coding sequence ATGGCGGTCGATCCGCGCTGGACGGCGCTCGCCCTCGGGCGTTTCGGGCTCGGCGCCCGTCCGGGCGACCTCGCCCGGGCGGAGCCGGTCGAGGAGGTCTTGCGCGGCGAGATTCAGGCGGGCGTCGTCCCCCTGCCGGGCGGGCCGAGCCTCTCCTCCGCGTCGACCCTGCTCACCGCCCTCCAGGCGGAGGATCAGAGCCGCAAGCTCGCCCGGGCCGGCAACCTGGACGCCCCGACGCCGGAAGGCCCGCCGGCGCCGCCGATCCCGGAGCGCACCTACCAGGCCGAGGTGGCGGCCCGCCTCGCCCTGGCGCAACAGGCGCCCACCGGCCTCGTCGAGCGCCTGGTCTGGTTCTGGGCCAACCACTTCACCGTCTCGGTGGTGCGGGGGGCGAACCTGCGGGTCAGCGCCGGCGCCTTCGAGCGCGAGGCGATCCGCCCGCACGTGCTCGGGCGGTTTCGCGACCTGCTGCTCGCCGCCGCCACCCATCCGGCGATGCTGATCTACCTCGACAACATCGCCTCGGTGGGCCCCAACTCGCCGGCGGGCCAGCGCCAGGGAAAGGGCCTCAACGAGAATCTCGGCCGCGAGCTCCTGGAGCTGCACACCCTCGGCAGCGAGGGCGGCTACGGCCAAGCCGACGTGACGGCGCTCGCCCGCATCCTCACCGGCTGGTCGCTGCAGCGCGACGGCCAGGCTGCGGGCCTGCCGGGTGCGACCGCCTTCCGACGCGCCGCCCACGAGCCGGGCGCGGTGACGCTGTTGGGCCGCACCTATCTCGATGTCGGGCCCGAGCAGCTGCGCATGGCTCTCGACGACCTCGCGGTGCATCCCGCGACCGCCCGCCACGTCGCCTTGCGGCTCGCCCGCCACTTCGTCGCCGACGATCCGCCCCCCGCCCTGGTGGCGCGCCTCGCCCAGACCTTCATCGACCAGGACGGCGACCTGTCGCGGGTGTCGCTGGCGCTGATCGAGGCGCCGGAGGCCTGGAACCCGGTTCAGCGCAAGATCCGCTCGCCGCAGGAATTCTTGGTCGCGGCCTTGCGCGGCCTCGCCCTCGCGCCCCATCCCGGAATGGTGATGAACGGGCTCGCCGCCCTCGGCCAGCCATTCTGGTCCGCCCCGGCCCCGAACGGCTATCCCGACGATGCCGGCGCCTGGGCCTCGCCGGAGGGGTTGCGCACGCGGCTCGACCTCGCCGCCCGGACGGGCCAGCTCGCCGCCGGCACCGACCCGGCGGCCTTTGCCGAGTCGGTGCTGGGGCCGCTCGCCACCGACGAGACCCGCACGGCGCTGCGCCGGGCCGAGAGCCGGGCGCAAGCCATCGCCCTCGTCCTGATGGCCCCCGAGTTCCAGCGACGGTGA
- a CDS encoding outer membrane protein, producing the protein MLKKFLLAGAATSLLTGAAFAADLPARVAPPPVFTPVPVFTWTGFYAGLHTDYTFTDRQRINTVGNDLTPTNTIGNVATLRRPPVVRNEQDGLANIGGGFGYNYQFTPGSGFVVGVQADWAWTDLHKNTFYLGPQLAANGGFPDPSAFRQELSWLGTVVGRVGYAFDRVFVYGMGGFAYGGVDYRANFYTTAGATPPLALAYAGRYNELETGYAYGGGIEYALPTDSFLARFSLLSLLGVQSQAVTIKAEYLHYDLGSRNVLVNNTGLTVAAAAQPRGSYTSRFHTEGNLVRAGFSYKFNGL; encoded by the coding sequence GTGCTCAAGAAGTTCCTGCTCGCCGGCGCCGCGACGTCGCTCCTCACCGGGGCGGCCTTCGCGGCCGACCTGCCGGCCCGCGTCGCCCCGCCGCCGGTCTTCACGCCGGTGCCGGTCTTCACCTGGACCGGCTTCTATGCCGGCCTGCACACCGACTACACCTTCACCGACCGCCAGCGCATCAACACGGTCGGCAACGACCTGACGCCGACCAACACGATCGGCAACGTCGCGACCCTGCGTCGCCCGCCGGTGGTGCGCAACGAGCAGGACGGCCTGGCCAATATCGGCGGCGGCTTCGGCTACAACTACCAGTTCACGCCGGGCTCGGGCTTCGTGGTCGGCGTCCAGGCGGACTGGGCCTGGACCGACCTCCACAAGAACACCTTCTATCTCGGCCCGCAGCTCGCCGCGAATGGCGGCTTCCCCGACCCGAGCGCCTTCCGTCAGGAGCTGTCCTGGCTCGGCACCGTCGTCGGCCGCGTCGGCTACGCCTTCGACCGCGTCTTCGTCTACGGCATGGGCGGCTTCGCCTATGGCGGCGTTGATTACCGCGCCAACTTCTACACCACGGCCGGCGCCACCCCGCCGCTCGCCCTGGCCTATGCCGGCCGCTACAACGAGCTCGAGACCGGTTACGCCTATGGCGGCGGCATCGAGTACGCCCTGCCGACCGACTCGTTCCTGGCCCGCTTCAGCCTGCTGAGCCTGCTCGGCGTGCAGTCCCAGGCGGTGACGATCAAGGCCGAGTACCTGCATTACGATCTCGGCAGCCGCAACGTGCTGGTGAACAACACCGGCCTCACGGTGGCCGCCGCCGCGCAGCCGCGCGGCTCCTACACCTCGCGCTTCCACACCGAGGGCAACCTGGTCCGCGCCGGGTTCAGCTACAAGTTCAACGGCCTCTGA
- a CDS encoding LysE family translocator, whose translation MPASSNLLAFAAIALGMVLTPGPNMIYLISRSICQGRTAGLISLGGVALGFVVYMLCAAFGITALVLAVPYAYDAVRLGGAAYLLWLAWQAVRPGGRSPFEVEDLPKDSPRTLFLMGFLTNLLNPKIAVMYLSLLPQFIDPAAGSVLGQALVLGTVQIVVSVLVNALIAVSAGSIALFLTRRPSFAVVQRWVMGTVLAALAVRMATEARR comes from the coding sequence ATGCCCGCCTCAAGCAACCTCCTCGCCTTCGCGGCGATCGCGCTCGGCATGGTCCTGACGCCCGGACCCAACATGATCTACCTGATCTCGCGCTCGATCTGCCAGGGCAGGACGGCGGGCCTGATCTCGCTCGGCGGCGTGGCCCTCGGCTTCGTCGTCTACATGCTCTGCGCGGCCTTCGGCATCACCGCGCTCGTCCTCGCGGTGCCCTATGCGTACGACGCGGTCCGCCTCGGCGGCGCGGCCTACCTGCTCTGGCTCGCCTGGCAGGCCGTCCGGCCCGGCGGCCGCTCGCCCTTCGAGGTCGAGGACCTGCCGAAGGACAGCCCTCGCACGCTGTTCCTCATGGGCTTCCTGACCAACCTGCTCAATCCGAAGATCGCCGTCATGTACCTGTCGCTGCTGCCGCAATTCATCGATCCGGCGGCCGGGAGCGTGCTGGGCCAGGCGCTCGTGCTCGGCACGGTGCAGATCGTCGTCAGCGTCCTGGTCAACGCGCTCATCGCGGTCTCGGCCGGATCGATCGCGCTGTTCCTGACCCGGCGGCCGTCCTTCGCCGTCGTGCAGCGCTGGGTGATGGGAACGGTGCTGGCCGCCCTCGCCGTCCGGATGGCGACGGAGGCCCGCCGCTAA
- a CDS encoding zinc-finger domain-containing protein has protein sequence MADKAVPHFHNQDGVPVIEVGSKEFMCIGALPPFDHPHVFLDMGADHEIICQYCSTLYRYNAGLKAGTANPASSVWDDRARLAAE, from the coding sequence ATGGCAGACAAGGCGGTCCCGCACTTCCACAACCAGGACGGCGTTCCGGTGATCGAGGTCGGCTCGAAGGAGTTCATGTGCATCGGCGCGCTGCCGCCGTTCGACCATCCCCACGTCTTCCTCGACATGGGCGCCGACCACGAGATCATCTGCCAGTACTGCTCGACCCTGTATCGCTACAACGCAGGCCTCAAGGCCGGCACGGCGAACCCGGCCTCGAGCGTCTGGGACGATCGCGCCCGCCTCGCTGCCGAGTAG
- a CDS encoding FAD-dependent oxidoreductase gives MPGPRPVPDRPGLRVAVVGAGIGGLTAALCLSARGHDVTLVERRTAFSEVGAGLQLSPNASRILTDLGLGLPLRRVAGEPARVRIRALTTARPIGEIALGEAMRERFGAPYWVVHRADLQTILLDAARSRPGIRLLVGRSVTGVQESATRATLALASDGGRSETLEVDLVVAADGVRSALRAGLDRRPLRPRGEAAWRATLAREAVPPDFLADETGLWLGPGRHVVHYPINGGRRLNLVAVVPDASGSEDWGTRGEPARLRAAFADAAPPLAGLLARPESWLVWSLVDRPAARPMARGRIALLGDAAHPVLPFLAQGAALAIEDAAVLAACLVPGQPVPAALAHYAKARAERVRTIQAHARRNGRVYHAGPLIAAARDAVMGRLGPVRMTERYAWLYGWRPLGPA, from the coding sequence CTGCCGGGACCCCGCCCGGTCCCGGACCGGCCGGGCCTGCGCGTCGCAGTCGTCGGGGCCGGCATCGGCGGGCTCACGGCGGCTTTGTGCTTGAGCGCCCGCGGGCACGACGTGACCCTCGTCGAGCGCCGCACCGCCTTCAGCGAGGTCGGGGCGGGCTTGCAGCTCTCGCCCAATGCCAGCCGGATCCTGACCGATCTCGGCCTCGGGCTGCCCTTGCGCCGCGTCGCCGGCGAGCCGGCCCGGGTGCGGATCCGCGCGCTGACCACCGCCCGCCCGATCGGCGAGATCGCCCTGGGCGAGGCGATGCGCGAGCGCTTCGGCGCGCCCTACTGGGTGGTGCACCGCGCCGACCTCCAGACCATCCTGCTCGACGCCGCCCGCAGCCGTCCGGGCATCCGCCTCCTGGTCGGGCGCTCCGTCACAGGCGTGCAGGAGAGCGCCACCCGGGCCACCCTGGCGCTTGCCAGCGACGGCGGCCGCAGCGAGACCCTGGAGGTCGACCTCGTGGTGGCGGCCGACGGCGTACGGTCCGCGCTGCGGGCCGGCCTCGACCGGCGGCCCCTGCGCCCCCGCGGCGAGGCCGCCTGGCGCGCCACCCTGGCCCGCGAGGCGGTGCCGCCCGATTTTCTCGCCGACGAGACCGGTCTGTGGCTCGGCCCCGGCCGGCACGTGGTGCATTACCCGATCAATGGCGGGCGCCGGCTCAACCTCGTGGCGGTGGTGCCCGATGCGAGCGGCAGCGAGGATTGGGGCACCCGGGGCGAGCCCGCCCGCCTGCGCGCCGCCTTCGCGGACGCCGCCCCGCCGCTGGCCGGCCTGCTCGCCCGGCCCGAATCCTGGCTGGTCTGGTCCCTGGTCGACCGGCCGGCGGCCCGCCCGATGGCCCGCGGCCGGATCGCGCTGCTGGGCGACGCGGCCCATCCGGTGCTGCCGTTCCTGGCTCAAGGCGCCGCGCTCGCGATCGAGGATGCCGCGGTGCTGGCCGCCTGCCTCGTCCCCGGCCAGCCGGTGCCGGCGGCGTTGGCCCATTATGCCAAGGCCCGGGCGGAGCGGGTGCGCACCATCCAGGCCCATGCCCGCCGCAACGGCCGCGTCTACCACGCCGGCCCCCTGATCGCCGCCGCCCGCGACGCGGTGATGGGCCGACTCGGCCCGGTCCGGATGACCGAGCGCTACGCCTGGCTCTACGGCTGGCGCCCCCTCGGCCCCGCGTAA
- the radC gene encoding RadC family protein, with translation MARPPRTHPGFAEAGGSAPGVKAQEGKAQEGKTPESKAEEPHYHGHRDRLRARFAQGDTLPDYEFLELVLFRAIPRRDVKPIAKALIARFGSFAEVISAPAERLLEVDGIGPSVVTDLKIMEAAGRRLARGAVAERTLLSSWAAVIDYCRAAMAFAPREEFRLLFLDKRNRLIADEVQGRGTVDHTPVYPREVVRRALELSATALILVHNHPSGDPTPSQADIKMTRDIVAVAGPLGIVVHDHIIVGRDGHASFRGLKLI, from the coding sequence ATGGCCCGCCCGCCCCGCACCCATCCCGGTTTCGCGGAGGCCGGCGGTTCCGCGCCCGGGGTGAAGGCGCAGGAGGGCAAGGCGCAAGAGGGCAAGACCCCCGAGAGCAAGGCGGAGGAGCCGCATTACCACGGCCACCGCGACCGCCTCCGCGCCCGCTTCGCGCAAGGGGACACGCTGCCGGATTACGAGTTCCTGGAGCTGGTTCTGTTCCGCGCCATCCCGCGCCGGGACGTGAAGCCGATCGCCAAGGCGTTGATCGCCCGCTTCGGCAGCTTCGCCGAGGTGATCAGCGCCCCGGCCGAGCGGCTGCTCGAGGTCGACGGCATCGGCCCGTCGGTCGTCACCGATCTCAAGATCATGGAGGCCGCCGGTCGGCGGCTGGCCCGCGGCGCGGTGGCAGAGCGCACGCTGCTCTCATCCTGGGCCGCGGTGATCGATTATTGCCGGGCCGCGATGGCCTTCGCGCCGCGCGAAGAATTCCGGCTGCTCTTCCTCGACAAGCGCAACCGCCTGATCGCCGACGAGGTGCAGGGGCGCGGCACCGTCGACCACACCCCGGTCTATCCCCGCGAGGTGGTGCGCCGGGCGCTCGAACTCTCCGCCACCGCCCTGATCCTGGTCCACAACCATCCCTCGGGCGATCCGACCCCGTCCCAGGCCGACATCAAGATGACCCGCGACATCGTCGCGGTGGCCGGGCCCCTCGGCATCGTGGTGCACGACCACATCATCGTCGGGCGGGACGGGCACGCGAGCTTCCGCGGCCTGAAGCTGATCTGA
- a CDS encoding peptidoglycan -binding protein codes for MAGRLVRRDRALNVWPGYVDALTTLLLSVVFLLTIFVTGQFFLSQELSGRDTVLERLNRQLSELTDLLALERSGKRALEETAAGLRANLSGSEAERTRLQGLLATGQGAEGKAAELGRQLDAEKGATARALSQVDLLTQQISAMRQQLAALEDALAASETRDRESQARIADLGSRLNVALAQRVQELARYRSDFFGRLRQILGNRPDIRIVGDRFVLQSEVLFSAGQAVLKPEAGPEIDRIASAILELNRQIPADIPWVLRVDGHTDARPIASSQFPSNWALSAARAIAVVQYLVGKGIPPQRLLAGAFGEFQPLDAGTSEEAYARNRRIEMKLTER; via the coding sequence ATGGCCGGCCGCCTCGTCCGGCGCGACCGCGCCCTCAATGTCTGGCCCGGCTACGTCGACGCGCTGACGACGCTGCTGCTCTCGGTCGTCTTCCTGCTCACCATCTTCGTCACCGGCCAGTTCTTCCTGTCGCAGGAACTGTCGGGCCGCGACACGGTGCTGGAGCGGCTGAATCGCCAGCTCTCCGAGCTCACCGACCTCCTGGCGCTGGAGCGCTCCGGCAAGCGGGCGCTGGAGGAGACCGCCGCCGGCTTGCGGGCGAACCTGTCCGGCTCCGAGGCCGAGCGGACGCGGCTGCAAGGGCTGCTCGCCACCGGCCAGGGCGCGGAAGGCAAGGCCGCCGAGCTCGGCCGCCAGCTCGACGCCGAGAAGGGCGCCACCGCCCGCGCCTTGAGCCAGGTCGACCTGTTGACCCAGCAGATCTCGGCGATGCGCCAGCAGCTCGCGGCCCTGGAGGACGCGCTCGCCGCCTCCGAGACCCGCGACCGCGAGAGCCAGGCCCGCATCGCCGATCTCGGCAGCCGCCTCAACGTGGCGCTCGCCCAGAGGGTGCAGGAGCTGGCGCGCTACCGCTCGGACTTTTTCGGGCGCCTGCGCCAGATCCTCGGCAACCGCCCCGACATCCGCATCGTCGGCGACCGCTTCGTGCTGCAATCCGAGGTGCTGTTCTCCGCCGGCCAGGCGGTGCTGAAGCCCGAGGCCGGGCCGGAGATCGACCGGATCGCCAGCGCGATCCTGGAGCTCAACCGCCAGATCCCGGCCGACATCCCGTGGGTGCTGCGGGTCGACGGCCATACCGACGCGCGGCCGATCGCGTCGTCGCAATTCCCGTCGAACTGGGCGCTCTCGGCTGCCCGCGCCATCGCGGTGGTGCAGTACCTCGTCGGAAAGGGCATCCCGCCCCAGCGCCTGCTGGCCGGCGCCTTCGGCGAGTTCCAGCCCCTCGATGCCGGGACGAGCGAGGAGGCCTATGCGCGCAACCGGCGCATCGAGATGAAGCTGACGGAGCGGTAG
- the map gene encoding type I methionyl aminopeptidase, producing the protein MSRDEQSAVKDGRRQEPPIHGPEAFEAMRKAGRLTAEALDLLMEAVAPGVTTEALDRLAYTFAMDHGAYPASLHYRGYPKSICTSINHVVCHGIPNDKPLREGDIVNLDICLIVDGWHGDSSRMAYVGEVPRKAARLCDITHEAMMRGIAAIKPGGTTNDIGAAIQAFAEAERCSVVRDFCGHGLGRTYHDAPTILHYVEPSYSVTLRPGQFFTVEPMINLGRPAVKVLADGWTAVTRDRSLSAQFEHTVAVTETGVEIFTLSPKGLDKPRDTAAAA; encoded by the coding sequence ATGAGTCGTGACGAGCAGAGTGCGGTCAAGGATGGCCGCCGGCAGGAGCCGCCGATCCACGGCCCCGAGGCCTTCGAGGCGATGCGCAAGGCCGGCCGGCTGACCGCCGAGGCCCTCGACCTGCTGATGGAGGCGGTGGCCCCCGGCGTCACCACCGAGGCGCTCGACCGCCTCGCCTACACCTTCGCGATGGATCACGGCGCCTATCCGGCCTCGCTGCACTACCGCGGCTACCCGAAATCGATCTGCACCTCGATCAACCACGTCGTCTGCCACGGCATTCCGAACGACAAGCCCCTGCGCGAGGGCGACATCGTCAACCTCGACATCTGCCTGATCGTCGATGGCTGGCACGGCGACTCGAGCCGCATGGCCTATGTCGGCGAGGTGCCCCGCAAGGCGGCGCGCCTGTGCGACATCACCCACGAGGCGATGATGCGCGGCATCGCGGCGATCAAGCCCGGCGGCACCACCAACGACATCGGCGCGGCGATCCAGGCCTTCGCCGAAGCCGAGCGCTGCTCGGTGGTGCGCGACTTCTGCGGCCACGGCCTCGGCCGCACCTATCACGACGCGCCGACCATCCTGCACTATGTCGAGCCGAGCTACAGCGTCACCCTGCGCCCAGGGCAGTTCTTCACCGTGGAGCCGATGATCAATCTCGGCCGCCCGGCCGTGAAGGTGCTGGCGGACGGCTGGACCGCGGTGACCCGCGACCGCTCGCTCTCGGCCCAGTTCGAGCACACGGTGGCGGTGACCGAGACTGGCGTCGAGATCTTCACGCTCTCGCCCAAGGGGCTGGACAAGCCGCGCGACACCGCCGCCGCGGCCTGA
- a CDS encoding cobyric acid synthase gives MIQGTGSDVGKSLIVAGLARAFARRGLRVRPFKPQNMSNNAAVTADGGEIGRAQALQARAAGVAPSVHMNPVLLKPQSETGSQVVVQGRMVGTARAREYQAWKPRLLAAVVESFGRLRAESDLVLVEGAGSASEVNLRRGDIANMGFARATGTPVVLLGDIDRGGVIASLVGTKAVLDPEDAAMVRGFLVNRFRGDPNLFSDGMDLIAARTGWEALGLIPHFPDAARLPAEDVLGLRGAERPGGKVVAVPVLPRIANFDDLDPLRAEPGVSVVLVEPGRPIPAEAGLVLLPGSKTTIPDLAFLRRQGWDIDILAHRRRGGRVLGLCGGYQMLGTTLSDPQGIEGPPGTVAGLGLLDVATVLTAEKRLAAARGVSLPDGTPFTGYEMHVGETDGPDAARPLLRLACGRPDGAVSADGLVCGTYVHGLFADEGQRALWLNRLGTAPGPEAYEAVIDSVLDGLADHLEAHVDCDRLLALAGGGRP, from the coding sequence ATGATCCAGGGCACGGGCTCGGATGTCGGCAAGTCGCTGATCGTCGCCGGGCTCGCCCGCGCCTTCGCGCGGCGGGGCCTGCGGGTGCGGCCGTTCAAGCCGCAGAACATGTCGAACAATGCCGCCGTCACCGCCGATGGCGGCGAGATCGGCCGGGCCCAGGCGCTCCAGGCCCGCGCGGCGGGCGTCGCGCCGTCCGTGCACATGAACCCGGTGCTCCTGAAGCCGCAGAGCGAGACCGGCTCGCAGGTGGTGGTGCAGGGGCGGATGGTCGGCACCGCGCGGGCCCGGGAGTACCAGGCCTGGAAGCCGCGGCTGCTGGCGGCGGTCGTCGAGAGCTTCGGGCGGCTGCGCGCCGAATCCGACCTGGTGCTGGTCGAGGGCGCGGGCTCGGCCTCGGAGGTGAACCTGCGCCGGGGCGACATCGCCAATATGGGGTTTGCCCGTGCCACCGGCACGCCGGTGGTGCTCCTCGGCGACATCGACCGCGGCGGGGTGATCGCGAGCCTCGTCGGCACGAAGGCGGTGCTCGATCCCGAGGATGCCGCGATGGTGCGGGGCTTCCTCGTCAACCGTTTCCGCGGCGACCCGAACCTGTTTTCCGACGGCATGGACCTGATCGCCGCCCGCACCGGCTGGGAAGCGCTCGGGCTGATCCCGCATTTCCCGGACGCCGCGCGGCTGCCGGCGGAGGACGTGCTCGGCCTGCGCGGCGCCGAGCGGCCGGGCGGAAAGGTCGTGGCGGTGCCGGTCCTGCCGCGCATCGCCAATTTCGACGACCTCGATCCCTTGCGGGCCGAGCCCGGGGTGAGCGTGGTGCTGGTGGAGCCCGGCCGGCCGATCCCGGCCGAGGCCGGCCTCGTGCTGCTGCCGGGCTCCAAGACCACGATCCCCGACCTCGCCTTCCTGCGCCGGCAGGGCTGGGACATCGACATCCTGGCCCATCGCCGCCGCGGCGGGCGGGTGCTCGGCCTGTGCGGCGGCTACCAGATGCTCGGCACCACTCTGAGCGATCCGCAGGGCATCGAGGGGCCGCCCGGCACGGTGGCGGGCTTAGGCCTCCTCGACGTCGCGACGGTGCTCACGGCCGAGAAGCGGCTCGCCGCGGCGCGCGGCGTCAGCCTGCCGGACGGAACGCCGTTCACCGGCTACGAGATGCATGTCGGCGAAACCGACGGGCCCGACGCGGCCCGGCCGCTGCTCCGCCTCGCCTGCGGCCGCCCTGACGGCGCCGTGTCGGCCGACGGGCTCGTCTGCGGCACCTACGTGCACGGCCTGTTCGCCGACGAGGGCCAGCGTGCCCTGTGGCTGAACCGACTCGGCACCGCGCCGGGGCCGGAGGCCTACGAAGCGGTGATCGACAGCGTGCTCGACGGCCTCGCCGACCACCTCGAGGCGCATGTCGATTGCGACCGGCTGCTGGCGCTGGCGGGCGGCGGCCGGCCGTGA